The genomic window TAATTATTCTGAATTTTAAAATTGTCCTCATCCGGTAGTTTTTTTGGCCGCCTCTTTCATTTGAAGAACTGCAGAATCCTTTTAGCCGGAACCACAAAAAGCCTCCGGCCCAATGATGGGCCGGAGGCAGATATGGAGACGGCGGGAGTCGAACCCGCGTCCAGAGACTTTGGCACAACTCTTTCTACGTGCGTAGTCCATTTTTCAATTTCGCATGGCTGATGGTAATGAACGGACCACAGATCCATGCTAGTCTGATTGATCTCTTCACCCGGTTCTCCAGACGGAAGAACCGGATGCGTATCCTGTTAAGGTTGAATCATCCGGTCACGACGCACAGGAAACGTCATGGGATGATGCAGAGCGCTCTTAGGCAGCTACTGCGAAGTTATCTTGTTTGCCAGTTATTATTAACTGAGTATCGTTTATGACGGAGCCGATACCTCCGGCACGCTTAAGTTGCTCAAACAGCCCCTGTCGAATCCGGAACGTCCCCGGATTAAAAGGTACATCCCTCTCGAGACGTATACTATATAATACCATATTCCGGAATGAAAATCAAGATGGATGCTACTGCATACGGTCCTTGAGCGCGCGGTCGACGTCGCGTTTCATCTGCTTGCGCTTCAGGTCTTCCCGCTTGTCATACTTCTTCTTGCCGCGTCCGACACCAAGGAGCACTTTGCAGAAACCGTTCTTGATGTAGAGCTTCAGCGGAATCAGTGCATACCCTGCCTCCTGCACCTGTCCCTGCAGCTTGTCGATCTCCTTCCGCTTCAGCAGCAGCTTGCGTGTCCGCAGTGGATCGTGGTTGTAGCGGTTGCCCTCCTCATAGGGGGCGATGTGCATGTTGTACACATACATCTCACCCCTGTAGACCCGCGCATAGGCATCCTTCAAGTTGGCCGATCCCCGTCTGATGGACTTGATCTCGGTCCCCCTGAGCTCGATGCCCGCTTCAATCGTATCTTCAATATGATAATCGTGGCTCGCTTTCCTGTTCTGTGCAAGGGGTTTATCATGTGTCTTCTTCATAATTACTTCTTCCTCTTACTTTTTTTGGCGCCTTTGTAGAATGGCTTCTTGTTGGTCTTGCCCTTATCGAAGTTTTTCTTGCCATCCTGCTTCTTATCACCGTTCTTCGGTTTGGACTTGGCCTTGATCTGCACAGGCTTGTCCCTGCGTTCCCTCGGCTGGCGTTCAGGCATTCCGACGACCTTGAAGTCGATCAGCCGCTCTTCGAGGTTGACGCTCAACACTTCCACTTCGACAGGGTCCCCGATGCGGTAGACAGTGCCCGTACGGTCGCCGATCAGTGCCATATGACGCTCCTGGTACTGGTAGTGGTCGTCCGTCATATAGGAGACATGGACAAGACCTTCTATGGTATTCGGCAGCTCTACGAACATGCCGAAGTTCATGACGCCGGAGATGACACCTTCGTACGTCTCGCCCACATGCTGGATCATATACTCCGCCTTCTTCAGGTCATCAGTGTCCCGCTCTGCTTCCTGGGCCCTTCTTTCCCTGTTTGAAGTGTGCTCTGCGATATCAGGCAACTCGGCATCGATCTCATTGATCGTCTTCCGGTCCGTCTTCCCTTCGATCAGATACTTTCTGATCAGCCGGTGGACGACGAGGTCGGGATAACGGCGGATCGGGGACGTGAAGTGCGTATAGTACTCGGCCGACAGGCCGAAGTGTCCAAGATTGTCCTCCGCATACCTTGCCTGCTGCATGGAACGCAGCATCAATGTACTGATGACCATCTCTTCCGGACGGCCTTCAACTTCTTCGATGATCTCCTGCAGCGCACGCGGATGGATTTCGTTGCCCTTCCCTTTGACGATGATGCCGAAGTTGGTCACGAATTCGAAGAACTGGCGCAGCTTCTCCTCTTTTGGATCCTCGTGGACACGGTAGAGGAACGGCACTTCCATCCAGTGGAAGTGTTCAGCCACCGTCTCATTGGCGGCAAGCATGAATTCCTCGATCATGCGCTCGCCGACGGAACGTGTACGGAGGACGACATCCGCCGGGGTGCCATCCGCTTCAACGAGCACCTGCGCTTCGTTGAAGTCGAAGTCGATGGCACCACGCCGCTCCCTTCTGCCACGGAGTATCTTGGCCAGTGCTTCAGCCTCCTGCAGCATCGGATAGACGTCACTGTATTCTGCGATCAACGCTTCATCACCGGAATCCAGCATGTTGTTGACTGCGTCATATGTCATGCGGCGATCCGAATGGATGACACTCTGGAAGATGTCGTGGTTGACGACCTTGCCCGCAGAGTCAATTTCCATCCGACAGCTCATCGTCAGACGGTCGACGTCAGGGTTCAGTGAACAGATACCGTTCGACAGCCTGTGCGGTATCATCGGAATCACACGGTCGACCAGGTACACACTCGTCCCCCGCTCATATGCTTCCTTATCGAGGGGGGAGTCCTCCTCCACATAGTAGCTGACATCAGCAATGCTGACGATGAGTTCATGATTTCCGTTGTCGAGCTTCTTGACGGAGATCGCGTCATCGAGGTCTTTCGCATCGGCCCCGTCTATCGTAATCGTGAACTCATCACGCAGGTCCGTACGGCCTTTGAGCTCATCCCCACTGATCGTATCCGGTGCAGCCTCTGCCGCCTTCATCACTTCATCCGGGAACTCGATTTCTATCCCATGCTGGAAGATGATGGACAGTATATCCACTCCAGGGTCATTCTTATGACCCAGTATCTGGATGACGTGACCTTCGGGATTTGATTCCTCTTCACGGTATTTGGTGATCTCGACGAGCACCTTATGGCCGTCCACCGCTCCGAGATTCTGGTTCTTTGGAATGAAGATGTCATCGACGACCTTCTTCGAATCGGGGACGACGAATCCGAAATGCTTGCTCGCACGATACTCCCCAACAACACGTGTCGTGCCCCGGGTCAGTATGGTCGTGACCTCGCCTTCCTGGTTGTCCCCCTGCGAATGCTTCTGCACTTCCACAAGGACGATGTCCCCATCGAAGGCACCATTGATGGCATTCGGCGGGATGAAGATGTCCTCCATCTCGGTGTCTTCCGGTCGCAGGAAGCCGAAGCCGCGCTTATGAAGGGACAGCTTGCCTTTGACGAGGTCCGTTTCGCTCATCTTCATGTACTTGTCCTTCTTCGTCCTGTAGACTTCCCCGGACTCCTCAAGGGCAACCATCTCTTTTACCATTTCCTTGAAGTCTTCGGAGTCATATGCAGACAGTTCCTGTTGGAACTGGTCCATTGTCATCGGCCGATAATCTTCGGATCCGATCATTTCCAAAATCTTTTCTCTATAGTTACCCATGAATATGCCTCCTATTGCTCATTCCAGTCCAACTGGTTCATAAATGCGTGTATATCTTCGAACAGTTCCTTCTTCTCTTTATCTATCGTCAGTACATGCCCTGATTCCGGGTACCACTTCAGCTGCTTCTCATCTTCTTCAGTCCCGGACTCGTCATGGATGATGTTCGCCGAATCCGGATTGATCATTTCATCCTTTTCAGATTGGGCGATGAAGAGCGGTACATGCACATCCGGCAGACTGTCTTTTGCCGCCTCGATCATATCCCTGACCTCATCCAGCATGACGGTCGGTTCGAATGCCGCCATTTCACGCTCAATCTCCCCTATCGACTTTCCTTCCATCTTCTTGAACCCCCGTGCGTATTCAAGCACGCCCTCATACATCGTTCCGCGGTCCTTGAGGTACATTGGGGTGCAGATTGTTGAAACGCCTACTACATCACGCACTGTCGCAAGGCGCAATGCAAACACGCCACCAAGTGAAAGGCCGGATACGAATATCTTCTCATATCCCTCATCCACCAGAAAATCATAGGCTTCAAGCACCTGGGCCCACCATACGTGCGGGCTTGACTTCAGAAGGTTCTCCGGAGGTTCGGCGTGTCCTTCATAATGGGGGGCATAGGAAGTGATCCCCTGCTTCTGGAGGTAGCGTCCGAGCTGCCTTACATCTGATGAATTGCCGGTGAATCCATGGAGCAGCAGGACCGCCTTCTCCCCCTCCTCGAAGAAAAATGGCTGCGGTAACTGAATCTTCATTATTTATACCCTACTTTCAATTCATTAATTTCATTGTACTTTAAAAATCCCGCTTATAAAAATAAAAACCCCCTATGACATAGGGGGCTTCATATATTAGCTTAAATATGTGAGCAGCAGCATGATCAGGAAGAACAACAATGATAGAATGACGGTTGTCCTATGAAGTATAAGATCCATGCCACGCGCTTTCTGTTTACCAAATAATTGCTCTGCACCGCCACCGATTGCACCTGAGAGGCCGGCGCTTTTCCCTGACTGTAGCAATACCACTGCAATTAAAGATATACAAACGATAATCAATAGCACGACCAGTAGTGTTTGCATGTGGTAATCCCTCCGAATGATATTAACATTATGCATTTTATCAGATATGACGGGTGATTGCAAACTGGGAAGAGTACGCGCAGTGCCCTTCCGCCCACCTACCTGCAGTCCCTGATGAACGCTTCAACTTCCCCCTGTTCAGGGATGCTCGTGATGGCGCCTCTTTTAGATGTGGAGAGGGCACCGACCGCATTCGCAAAGCGGAGTACCTCCGGGCCGTTCTGCCTCAGGATTTCAAGGGCGGGGCCGGAGTCCGAGGAAAGCTTACGGAGCACTGCCCCTATGAAGGCATCCCCTGCGCCTGTCGTATCGATGGTCTCCACTTCGAACCCCCGATGCTCGCAGCGTCCACCTTCCCTGAAGAGTATCTCACTGCCAAGCGGCCCTTTCGTATAGATGACCGCTTCTGTATCCCCTGTGAAAAGTGCGCCCAGGGCAGCCGATTCCCCACTGATTCCGGTGATGAACTCAAGCTCTTCATCCGACACCTTTATGATATCGGCAAACCCCATGAATTCACGCACCGCTTTGCGGCACGCCTCTTCATCTTCCCACAGCGGCAGGCGGATGTTCGGATCGAAGACGATGGTGCCGCCCGCCTCCTTCACCCTCTGGATCACCGTCCGGTGTGTCTCCTTCATGACGCTTTCCACAAGGTCGACCGAACAGAAATGCAGGAGGTCGGACTTCGCGAAGTCGATTCCGCTGACTGCCGAACTGTCATATAGAAGATCGGCCGAAGGGTTCCTGTAGAACGAAAAGTCCCTGTTCCCCGCCTCATCAAGAGAGACGAAGGCAAGTCCTGTATTCGCTTCATGTGTCCGGGTGATGTACGCCGTATGTACCCCCTTCGCTTCAAGGAGTTCCAGTATACGGTCACCGAATGCGTCTGTGCCGAGCTGTGTCAGAAGATGGGATTCCCCGCCGAGTATCGCATGTGCCGCAGCGACATTCGCCGGTGCGCCCCCGACCTGTGGCTCGAAGCCATCGACATCCTTCAGCTTCCTCCCCTTTTCTGAAGGTATGAAATCGATCAGTGCTTCTCCGATAGTATAAAGGCGTTTCAACATCACCATCTCCATTCTTATGCTTGTTGCGAGAATTATATCATATGAGCGGCAGCGGTTTCTCCATAAAAAAAACCTCCCCTTGCAGGGAGGCTATGATGCGGACTACTTCTTGTCCAGATTATAGAAGGAGGAGAGTCCTTCGTATTTTGCCGTTTCGAACAGTTCGTCTTCGATCCTGAGCAGCTGATTGTACTTCGCCACCCGGTCCGTACGGGATGGTGCACCTGTCTTGATCTGTCCGGCATTGACCGCAACAGCGATGTCTGCAATCGTCGTATCTTCCGTTTCGCCGGAGCGGTGGGAGATGACGGCTGTGTAGCCGGCACGTTTTGCCATTTCAATCGCTTCAAATGTTTCTGTGAGCGTTCCGATCTGGTTGACTTTGATCAGGATGGCATTGCCGACACCTTCATTGATTGCGCGGGCAAGTTTCGTCGTGTTCGTCACGAAGAGGTCATCACCGACGAGCTGTACCTTGTCACCAAGCTTCTCGG from Salinicoccus sp. RF5 includes these protein-coding regions:
- the smpB gene encoding SsrA-binding protein SmpB; its protein translation is MKKTHDKPLAQNRKASHDYHIEDTIEAGIELRGTEIKSIRRGSANLKDAYARVYRGEMYVYNMHIAPYEEGNRYNHDPLRTRKLLLKRKEIDKLQGQVQEAGYALIPLKLYIKNGFCKVLLGVGRGKKKYDKREDLKRKQMKRDVDRALKDRMQ
- the rnr gene encoding ribonuclease R, with product MGNYREKILEMIGSEDYRPMTMDQFQQELSAYDSEDFKEMVKEMVALEESGEVYRTKKDKYMKMSETDLVKGKLSLHKRGFGFLRPEDTEMEDIFIPPNAINGAFDGDIVLVEVQKHSQGDNQEGEVTTILTRGTTRVVGEYRASKHFGFVVPDSKKVVDDIFIPKNQNLGAVDGHKVLVEITKYREEESNPEGHVIQILGHKNDPGVDILSIIFQHGIEIEFPDEVMKAAEAAPDTISGDELKGRTDLRDEFTITIDGADAKDLDDAISVKKLDNGNHELIVSIADVSYYVEEDSPLDKEAYERGTSVYLVDRVIPMIPHRLSNGICSLNPDVDRLTMSCRMEIDSAGKVVNHDIFQSVIHSDRRMTYDAVNNMLDSGDEALIAEYSDVYPMLQEAEALAKILRGRRERRGAIDFDFNEAQVLVEADGTPADVVLRTRSVGERMIEEFMLAANETVAEHFHWMEVPFLYRVHEDPKEEKLRQFFEFVTNFGIIVKGKGNEIHPRALQEIIEEVEGRPEEMVISTLMLRSMQQARYAEDNLGHFGLSAEYYTHFTSPIRRYPDLVVHRLIRKYLIEGKTDRKTINEIDAELPDIAEHTSNRERRAQEAERDTDDLKKAEYMIQHVGETYEGVISGVMNFGMFVELPNTIEGLVHVSYMTDDHYQYQERHMALIGDRTGTVYRIGDPVEVEVLSVNLEERLIDFKVVGMPERQPRERRDKPVQIKAKSKPKNGDKKQDGKKNFDKGKTNKKPFYKGAKKSKRKK
- a CDS encoding carboxylesterase, whose amino-acid sequence is MKIQLPQPFFFEEGEKAVLLLHGFTGNSSDVRQLGRYLQKQGITSYAPHYEGHAEPPENLLKSSPHVWWAQVLEAYDFLVDEGYEKIFVSGLSLGGVFALRLATVRDVVGVSTICTPMYLKDRGTMYEGVLEYARGFKKMEGKSIGEIEREMAAFEPTVMLDEVRDMIEAAKDSLPDVHVPLFIAQSEKDEMINPDSANIIHDESGTEEDEKQLKWYPESGHVLTIDKEKKELFEDIHAFMNQLDWNEQ
- the secG gene encoding preprotein translocase subunit SecG; the encoded protein is MQTLLVVLLIIVCISLIAVVLLQSGKSAGLSGAIGGGAEQLFGKQKARGMDLILHRTTVILSLLFFLIMLLLTYLS
- a CDS encoding carbohydrate kinase — protein: MKRLYTIGEALIDFIPSEKGRKLKDVDGFEPQVGGAPANVAAAHAILGGESHLLTQLGTDAFGDRILELLEAKGVHTAYITRTHEANTGLAFVSLDEAGNRDFSFYRNPSADLLYDSSAVSGIDFAKSDLLHFCSVDLVESVMKETHRTVIQRVKEAGGTIVFDPNIRLPLWEDEEACRKAVREFMGFADIIKVSDEELEFITGISGESAALGALFTGDTEAVIYTKGPLGSEILFREGGRCEHRGFEVETIDTTGAGDAFIGAVLRKLSSDSGPALEILRQNGPEVLRFANAVGALSTSKRGAITSIPEQGEVEAFIRDCR